ACCGCGACCTCCGCGCCGTCATGGTGACGGCCTACGGGGACATGAAGAACATCCGCACCGCCATGAACCGCGGCGCCTTCGACTTCGTCACGAAGCCGATCGACTTCGGGGACCTGGAAACCACGATCGCCAAGACCCTGGAGCACCTCGCGGTGATGCGAGCCGCGCTGCGCGACCGGGACGCGCTGGTGGCGTTGCGCCAGGAACTCGGCGTGGCGGCGCGGATGCAGGAGTCGATCCTGCCGACGAACTACCCCAGCGACCCGCGCTACGAGCTCCATGCCTGGATGACGCCGGCCCGCGAAGTGGGAGGGGATTTCTACGACTTCTTCCGCCTCGAGGAAGACCACATGGCGATCGTCATGGCCGACGTCTCGGGCAAGGGCGTGCCGGCGGCCTTCTTCATGATGGTGAGCCGCACGCTCCTCAAGGGGACGGCGATCGGCGAGCCGGACCCCTCGGTCTGTCTCGACGAGGTGAACCGGCTTCTCATCAACGAGAACGAGGAGTCGATGTTCGTGACCCTCTTCTACACCAAGTTCAATCCCGTGAACGGTAAGGCCACGTTCGCGAACGCCGGGCACAATCTTCCGTTCCTCATCAAGGCGTCGGGAGAGGTCGAGCAGATCGCCGCCGATCCGGGACTCGTCCTCGGGGTCATGTCGGGGATCGACTTCCCCAGGGGGTCGATCACGCTCGAGCCGGGCGATGCCGTGTTCTTCTACACGGACGGCGTGACGGAGGCGATGAACGAGGATGGCGTCGAACTCGGCGAGAAGGAGCTGGCCGAGGTGCTGGGCGAATGCCACGGCTCGTCGGCGGAAGACATCAACCGCCACGTGATACGGGCGGTGCAGGAACATGCGGGAGAGGCGGACCAGTCCGACGACATCACCTGCCTGACGCTTCGGTACCTGGGGGCAGCCTCCTGATGCAGCGCCGGTTTCTCGCGCTCGCGGCCGTGGTGGCGGCCGGCACGCTGCCGGGCGCCGCCATGTCGCAGCAGAGCGAAGCCGCGGCCGAGGGCGTGCACGCCGATTCCATCGTTTTCGGCCAGTCGGCTGCCCTCGAAGGGCCGGCGGGGGAACTCGGCCGCAACATGAACCTCGGCATCCGGGCCGCGTTCGAGGAGGCCAATCGGGAGGGCGGCGTCCACGGGCGCGCCCTCCGCCTCATCGTCCGCGACGACGGCTACGAACCCGAACCCGCCGTCGCCAACACTCAGGAACTCATCGAGCACGGCGTGTTCGGCCTCATCGGCGCCGTCGGCACGCCGACCTCCGCTGCCGCGGAACCGGGCGCGAGCGACGCCGGCGTCCCCTACATCGGGGCGTTCACGGGCGCCGGCCTGCTGAGGGGCCCGGACCAGCGTTACGTCGTCAACCTGCGCGCGTCCTACGACCAGGAGACGCAGGAGATGGTGGACCGCCTGGTGGAGGACCTCGGATTTGAGCGCATCGCGGTCTTCTACCAGGATGACAACTACGGGCTGGCCGGTCTGACGGGCGTCCGCAGCGCGATGGACGCGCGCGGCATGGCACTCGTCAGCGAGGCCCCCTACATGCGGAACACGCGGGCCGTGAAGCGAGGGCTCCTCGACATCCAGGCCGGCAACCCGCAGGCCGTCATCATCATCGGCGCGTACATCCCCGTGGCGCACTTCATCCGGTGGGCGAGGAAGATCGGCCTCGACGCCCTGTTCGTGAACATCTCCTTCGTCGGCAGCTACGCCCTCCTCGACGAGCTGGGCCGCGCCGGCGACGGCGTCGTCGTGACGCAGGTCGTGCCCTTCCCCCGCGACCCGAGCATCCCCGTGGTGGCGCGCTATCAGGCCGCGTTGCGGGCGGTCGATCCCGCCGCCCGGCCGGGCTTCGTGTCGCTGGAGGGCTACCTGGCCGGGCGGCTGGTCGTGGAGGCGCTGGCGGCCGGCGATCAGGACGTTCTGCCCACGCGGGAGTCCTTCCTCCGCACGCTGGCGGAATCCGGCCCCATCGACCTCGGCGGTTTCACGGTCGAATACGGGGCGGAAGACAACCAGGGCTCTGACCTCGTGTTCCTGACCGTGATTCGGGAGGGAGAGTTCGTGCCCGTAACCCGGCTCTCCCGGTGAGTACCGAGGGCCCTCCGGTGAAACAGAGCGACGAGCGCATCCACCGCGCCTTCGAGTGGGCGCTGGCGCGGCTCCCCGGCCGGCTGGGGGCGCGGGCGCGGGAGGCGACCGGCGGCCGGTTCGGCATCGGCAGCCAGATCGTCGTCGGACTGGGCGGCGGCGTGCTCCTTACGATCAGCGCCATCCTCCTCGCGCTCCTCCTCATGACCATCGTGGAGCGGGGACAGAGCGAGGTCACGCAGGAACAGATCCCCTCGCTCCTCGCGGGCCACCGCGTGACGCAGCACAGCGAGGGGCTCCTGCGCGCATCCCCGCAGCTCCTGTCGGCCGCCGACCCCGCGACGCTGGCGGACGTCCGGGCCGCCGTCCTGCTGGAGCAGGACAGCCTCCAGTACTGGGTCGGCGAGGTCGGCGGCGGAGCGGGCATGGATGCGGATGTCGCGGGCCTGGCCGAAGACCTGGTGGCGAACATCAACGAGATCTACGAGTCGGTCAACAACCGGATGACGTACGCGGCCCGGCTCGCCGAGATGGCGACGACCGTCGAGGAGACCGGACTCCGTCTCCAGTCGGTGCTCGAGGAGGCGATCGACGACCAGTATTTCTTCATGAGCACGGGGCTCCGCCAGCTGACGGACGTTCCGGCGCCGAATTCCCAGCGCCAGGCGTTCGACGAAATCGAGCAACTCGACGGCCTCCTGAACTTCAAGGCGTCGCAGAACCAGGCGATCACGCTCATCCAGCAGGCCTTCACCGAGACCGATGCGGAGCAGTTGCTCGCCAACCAGGGACGCGTGGAGACCGCCCTCCGCGACGTGAGGGCGACGCTGCCCAGGATCCGCCCGCTCCTGAGGGAGACGCTGGCCGACGCGGTGAGCGTCCCCAGCGAGCTGTACGGAGGTTCCGCCGGCATCTTCCAGACCCGGCGGCGGGAACTGGAGGAGGTCGGCCGGGCCGAGGACCTGCTCGAGCGCAACCGGCAGACGACGGCGGAACTCGACATGGGGGTCCGGGCGCTCATGGAACGCGTCGAGGAGACCGCCCGCGATGCGGCCAGCCGCTCCGAGTTCCTCGTGCAACTGGGGTTCTGGTTCCTCCTCGCCGTGATCCTGTTCACGATCGGCGCGGCCCGCGTCGCCTGGAAGACGTTCGGCCGCTCCCTCATCGTCCGATTGAACAGCCTGTTCGCGACCACGCGGCGCATGTCCGAGGGCGACCTCGAAGTGAAGGTGGAGGTCGAGGGGAACGACGAGGTCACCGACATGGCGCACGCGCTGGAGGTGTTCCGCAAGCACGCCCTCGAGGTGCAGCGGCTGAACCTGGTCGAGAAGCTGGCGCAGGAGGTGCAGACGAAGAACGAGGCGCTGGAGCAGACGCTCGACGACCTCCGGCGTACGCAGGAACAGGTCATTACGCAGGAGAAGCTGGCCTCGCTCGGCGCCCTCACGGCGGGGGTCGCCCACGAGATCCGCAATCCGCTCAACTTCGTGAACAACTTCGCGGTTCTGTCGAAGGAATTGATCGACGAACTGAAGGAGGAGCTGAACGAGGTCGCGGAGGGGAACGCGGAGATGGACCGCGAGTTCATCGATGAGGTCCTCGGCGACCTCGAGATGAACGTGACCAAGGTTCGGGAGCACGGAGGCCGGGCCGACCGCATCGTGGAGGGGATGCTGGCTCATTCGCGCGACGAGGCCGGCGCCGCGGAGACCATCGACGTCAACCAGCTGGTCGACGAGTACGCGAAGCTCGCCTACCACGGTTTGCGCGGCACGGACTCCTCCTTCAACGTGACGCTGGACCGCGATTTCGATGACGAAGCCGGC
Above is a window of Candidatus Palauibacter scopulicola DNA encoding:
- a CDS encoding SpoIIE family protein phosphatase, coding for MPKILVVDDEPDLELLLRQKFRRRIRSGEFTLVFAQNGVEALAKLDKHDDVDLVLSDINMPEMDGLTLLGQLAELDRDLRAVMVTAYGDMKNIRTAMNRGAFDFVTKPIDFGDLETTIAKTLEHLAVMRAALRDRDALVALRQELGVAARMQESILPTNYPSDPRYELHAWMTPAREVGGDFYDFFRLEEDHMAIVMADVSGKGVPAAFFMMVSRTLLKGTAIGEPDPSVCLDEVNRLLINENEESMFVTLFYTKFNPVNGKATFANAGHNLPFLIKASGEVEQIAADPGLVLGVMSGIDFPRGSITLEPGDAVFFYTDGVTEAMNEDGVELGEKELAEVLGECHGSSAEDINRHVIRAVQEHAGEADQSDDITCLTLRYLGAAS
- a CDS encoding ABC transporter substrate-binding protein, with the translated sequence MQRRFLALAAVVAAGTLPGAAMSQQSEAAAEGVHADSIVFGQSAALEGPAGELGRNMNLGIRAAFEEANREGGVHGRALRLIVRDDGYEPEPAVANTQELIEHGVFGLIGAVGTPTSAAAEPGASDAGVPYIGAFTGAGLLRGPDQRYVVNLRASYDQETQEMVDRLVEDLGFERIAVFYQDDNYGLAGLTGVRSAMDARGMALVSEAPYMRNTRAVKRGLLDIQAGNPQAVIIIGAYIPVAHFIRWARKIGLDALFVNISFVGSYALLDELGRAGDGVVVTQVVPFPRDPSIPVVARYQAALRAVDPAARPGFVSLEGYLAGRLVVEALAAGDQDVLPTRESFLRTLAESGPIDLGGFTVEYGAEDNQGSDLVFLTVIREGEFVPVTRLSR
- a CDS encoding ATP-binding protein; translation: MKQSDERIHRAFEWALARLPGRLGARAREATGGRFGIGSQIVVGLGGGVLLTISAILLALLLMTIVERGQSEVTQEQIPSLLAGHRVTQHSEGLLRASPQLLSAADPATLADVRAAVLLEQDSLQYWVGEVGGGAGMDADVAGLAEDLVANINEIYESVNNRMTYAARLAEMATTVEETGLRLQSVLEEAIDDQYFFMSTGLRQLTDVPAPNSQRQAFDEIEQLDGLLNFKASQNQAITLIQQAFTETDAEQLLANQGRVETALRDVRATLPRIRPLLRETLADAVSVPSELYGGSAGIFQTRRRELEEVGRAEDLLERNRQTTAELDMGVRALMERVEETARDAASRSEFLVQLGFWFLLAVILFTIGAARVAWKTFGRSLIVRLNSLFATTRRMSEGDLEVKVEVEGNDEVTDMAHALEVFRKHALEVQRLNLVEKLAQEVQTKNEALEQTLDDLRRTQEQVITQEKLASLGALTAGVAHEIRNPLNFVNNFAVLSKELIDELKEELNEVAEGNAEMDREFIDEVLGDLEMNVTKVREHGGRADRIVEGMLAHSRDEAGAAETIDVNQLVDEYAKLAYHGLRGTDSSFNVTLDRDFDDEAGEVTGIARDLSRVFLNIVTNACHATAARKEEEEEDADYSPTVALRTRGYDDHVIVSIRDNGTGIPDSIVRKIFEPFFTTKSGTQGTGLGLSISRDIVVGHGGELEVESEPGEFTEFRVKLLRESNISEVAAAVT